In Kitasatospora sp. NA04385, a single genomic region encodes these proteins:
- a CDS encoding DUF742 domain-containing protein: MTPPPTPAGAYGNGYGNGYGGQQAGGYGGQQSDGYEQQPLVRPYAMTGGRTRPRYQLAIEALISTTGTAAPGGLLPEHARIVSLCREVKSVAEISALAGVPLGVARILVADLAEAGLVAIHQPAAAGESGGTPDVTLLERVLSGLRKL; this comes from the coding sequence ATGACCCCGCCCCCGACACCCGCCGGTGCGTACGGCAACGGGTACGGAAACGGCTACGGCGGCCAGCAGGCCGGCGGGTACGGCGGCCAGCAGTCGGACGGCTACGAGCAGCAGCCGCTGGTCCGCCCGTACGCCATGACCGGCGGACGCACCCGGCCCCGCTACCAGCTGGCCATCGAGGCGCTGATCTCGACCACCGGCACCGCCGCCCCGGGCGGGCTGCTCCCCGAGCACGCCCGCATCGTGTCGCTGTGCCGCGAGGTCAAGTCGGTCGCCGAGATCTCCGCGCTGGCGGGCGTCCCGCTCGGGGTCGCCCGCATCCTCGTCGCAGACCTGGCCGAGGCCGGCCTGGTCGCCATCCACCAGCCCGCCGCCGCGGGCGAGTCGGGCGGTACGCCTGACGTCACGCTGCTCGAAAGGGTCCTCAGTGGACTTCGCAAGCTCTAA
- a CDS encoding ATP/GTP-binding protein, with product MDFASSNAAAAPSRATTSAKIVVAGGFGVGKTTLVGAVSEINPLRTEAVMTSASAGIDDLSHVSGKTTTTVAMDFGRITLDEDLILYLFGTPGQDRFWFMWDDLVRGAIGAVVLVDTRRLADCFPALDYFENSGLPFVVALNGFDGQQAHTPEEVREALQLNTDIPIITLDARRRDSAKSALITLVEHALLARLR from the coding sequence GTGGACTTCGCAAGCTCTAACGCGGCCGCCGCCCCCAGCCGCGCCACCACCTCCGCCAAGATCGTCGTCGCGGGCGGATTCGGCGTGGGCAAGACGACGCTCGTCGGCGCGGTCTCCGAGATCAACCCCCTGCGCACCGAAGCCGTCATGACCTCGGCCTCCGCCGGCATCGACGACCTCAGCCACGTCTCCGGCAAGACCACCACCACCGTCGCCATGGACTTCGGCCGCATCACCCTCGACGAAGACCTCATCCTCTACCTCTTCGGCACCCCCGGCCAGGACCGCTTCTGGTTCATGTGGGACGACCTCGTCCGCGGCGCCATCGGCGCCGTCGTCCTCGTCGACACCCGACGCCTCGCCGACTGCTTCCCCGCCCTCGACTACTTCGAGAACAGCGGCCTCCCCTTCGTCGTCGCCCTCAACGGCTTCGACGGACAACAGGCCCACACCCCCGAAGAAGTCCGCGAAGCACTCCAACTCAACACCGACATCCCCATCATCACCCTCGACGCCCGACGCCGCGACAGCGCCAAAAGCGCCCTCATCACCCTCGTCGAACACGCCCTCCTCGCCCGACTGCGGTGA
- a CDS encoding nitrate- and nitrite sensing domain-containing protein codes for MQGRFKRGGGAAGDPESREPAAGPQQAAPATTGQGERPYGSPAEPAADNGAQGANGAPQEQGGDVPADQKSRRSRLRGTLTRRRATGLSRFAMRNWRIRTRLIALLFLPVAVALLLGGLRVQTSMENSRELSQMSDLAELARTATDLANALQTERDIAAGPIVADGATPDSDKQIAQAYKDTNALSKKFTAAADKFDNLDLAGSKTLLLQVRRDLNGLPRARTGAYSDLKNLQATITNYNVIVTDLLGAAQDIAVTSNSPELITATRSLYQFSLAKENTSMQRALLSAAFASTDSAKLSTSDETFGARLLVAEGNALQNFTAIYGEAEARAKQSAMSFNKVVAEADRLAKAALSTNGIQQNDNVSYQDWYEKSTAKVESERKIENDLLNELDGKAQRLQSDADTESVINASLVALVLIVAIAGAALVARSMVRSLTRLQTAAEDVAERRLPELVKTLSESDPQDVDVTVDPVGVDSADEIGHVAHAFDMVHREAVRLAAEQALLRGNINAMFTNLSRRSQGLIQRQLSLISELESREADPDQLASLFKLDHLATRMRRNGENLLVLAGEDPGRRWTRPVPLVDVLRAAASEVEQYERVELASVPTAEVAGRVVNDLVHLLAELLENATSFSSPQTRVRVTGHALPDGRVLIEIHDTGIGLSPDDLADINERLANPPVVDVSVSRRMGLFVVGRLSLRHGIRIQLRPSDSGGTTALVMLPVDVTNSAERRGNRPGPGAGAPQGGGKQRGLAPTPRQQGRPAGDLPGGRTALGQAGPNDPRAVRSWARARPAAARPVLPGRLPGPSAPRRAPVVPVVRARARRATAGSARRRVRHRWRPGRPLRRAADPFGGPVAAREPGSRRAGAVGPGRSGAGAPAGGGLPPRRVPGASGAPGLPGGPGGRAAVCRRGGRSSRASRDSRASPASPASRRAVRRVRAVRRVRRRRRAVRCRAGRSARAVSPPSTAGPSSRSGVRCRRRCSRPRRSRPPRPSSPARSPGRGSRRPTSTRATRWASAWWSRCCRIRWARACRRGRRRPSSRSSHSSSRSVRSRWRCRRPASSRPGRSARARAASSSVRVRTSRSVPAPPRRASPRSRLRRGRLRRRCARRPSRSSGSVRRRPADRARACRRARCRAARRRAPRSARPVRRASRTRASRARVGRFPARARASVRGAVRRRSGGRPGGGPAGRPGRAVAPVGERRALAAGRADARPADQRPDHLGAAAPHPAGQPGLRQRRGQPADRSPGLAQPGGGARPADQPAPRHPAGPPGGDAAAGLRRSRVAAAAGLRLRRDVRGLPGSPGRAARRRGQQRLRPRAPGALS; via the coding sequence GTGCAGGGACGTTTCAAGAGGGGCGGCGGCGCCGCGGGTGACCCGGAGTCGCGCGAGCCCGCAGCCGGCCCCCAGCAGGCCGCACCGGCGACTACGGGCCAAGGCGAGCGGCCGTACGGCTCCCCCGCCGAGCCCGCCGCCGACAACGGTGCCCAGGGCGCGAACGGCGCGCCGCAGGAGCAGGGCGGCGACGTGCCTGCCGACCAGAAGAGCCGCCGGTCCAGACTCCGCGGCACGCTCACCCGCCGCCGGGCCACCGGCCTGAGCCGCTTCGCCATGCGCAACTGGCGGATCCGCACCCGCCTGATCGCGCTGCTCTTCCTGCCGGTGGCCGTCGCGCTGCTGCTCGGCGGCCTGCGGGTGCAGACCTCGATGGAGAACTCCCGCGAGCTCTCCCAGATGAGCGACCTGGCCGAGCTCGCCCGGACCGCGACCGACCTGGCGAACGCCCTGCAGACCGAGCGCGACATCGCGGCCGGTCCGATCGTCGCCGACGGCGCCACCCCGGACAGCGACAAGCAGATCGCGCAGGCGTACAAGGACACCAACGCGCTGTCCAAGAAGTTCACCGCCGCGGCCGACAAGTTCGACAACCTGGACCTGGCGGGCTCCAAGACGCTGCTGCTCCAGGTCCGCCGCGACCTGAACGGCCTGCCCCGGGCCCGCACCGGCGCGTACAGCGACCTCAAGAACCTCCAGGCGACGATCACCAACTACAACGTGATCGTCACCGACCTGCTCGGCGCCGCCCAGGACATCGCGGTCACCTCGAACTCCCCCGAGCTGATCACCGCCACCCGGTCGCTGTACCAGTTCTCGCTGGCCAAGGAGAACACCTCGATGCAGCGCGCGCTGCTCTCCGCCGCGTTCGCCAGCACCGACAGCGCCAAGCTCTCCACCTCGGACGAGACCTTCGGCGCCCGGCTGCTGGTCGCCGAGGGCAACGCGCTCCAGAACTTCACCGCCATCTACGGCGAGGCCGAGGCCCGCGCCAAGCAGTCGGCGATGAGCTTCAACAAGGTGGTCGCCGAGGCCGACCGGCTCGCCAAGGCCGCGCTCAGCACCAACGGCATCCAGCAGAACGACAACGTCAGCTACCAGGACTGGTACGAGAAGTCGACCGCGAAGGTCGAGTCCGAGCGCAAGATCGAGAACGACCTGCTCAACGAGCTCGACGGCAAGGCCCAGCGGCTGCAGTCCGACGCCGACACCGAGTCGGTGATCAACGCCTCGCTGGTCGCCCTGGTGCTCATCGTCGCCATCGCCGGGGCCGCCCTGGTGGCCCGCTCGATGGTGCGCTCGCTGACCCGCCTGCAGACCGCCGCCGAGGACGTCGCCGAGCGCCGCCTGCCCGAGCTGGTCAAGACGCTCTCCGAAAGCGACCCGCAGGACGTCGACGTCACCGTCGACCCGGTCGGCGTCGACTCCGCCGACGAGATCGGCCACGTGGCGCACGCCTTCGACATGGTGCACCGCGAGGCGGTCCGACTGGCCGCCGAGCAGGCGCTGCTGCGCGGCAACATCAACGCGATGTTCACCAACCTCTCGCGCCGCAGCCAGGGCCTGATCCAGCGCCAGCTGTCGCTGATCTCCGAGCTGGAGAGCCGCGAGGCCGACCCGGACCAGCTGGCCTCGCTGTTCAAGCTCGACCACCTCGCGACCCGCATGCGCCGCAACGGCGAGAACCTCCTCGTCCTCGCGGGCGAGGACCCGGGCCGCCGCTGGACCCGCCCCGTCCCGCTGGTCGACGTGCTGCGCGCCGCGGCCTCCGAGGTGGAGCAGTACGAGCGCGTCGAGCTGGCCTCGGTGCCCACCGCCGAGGTCGCCGGCCGCGTCGTCAACGACCTCGTCCACCTGCTCGCCGAGCTGCTGGAGAACGCCACCTCGTTCTCCTCCCCGCAGACCCGGGTCCGGGTCACCGGCCACGCCCTGCCGGACGGCCGGGTGCTGATCGAGATCCACGACACCGGCATCGGCCTGTCCCCCGACGACCTCGCCGACATCAACGAGCGCCTCGCCAACCCGCCGGTCGTGGACGTCTCGGTCTCCCGCCGGATGGGTCTGTTCGTGGTCGGCCGCCTGTCCCTGCGGCACGGCATCCGGATCCAGCTCCGCCCGTCCGACTCCGGCGGCACCACCGCGCTGGTCATGCTGCCGGTGGACGTCACCAACTCCGCCGAGCGGCGCGGCAACCGGCCCGGTCCGGGCGCCGGCGCCCCGCAGGGCGGCGGCAAGCAGCGCGGCCTGGCGCCGACGCCGCGCCAGCAGGGCCGCCCCGCGGGCGACCTGCCCGGCGGGCGCACCGCGCTCGGCCAGGCGGGCCCGAACGACCCGCGGGCCGTCCGCAGCTGGGCCAGGGCCCGGCCGGCGGCGGCCCGACCTGTTCTCCCCGGCCGGCTCCCCGGCCCGTCCGCGCCGCGGCGCGCCCCGGTGGTCCCGGTGGTGCGGGCCAGGGCGCGCCGGGCGACGGCGGGTTCGGCCCGGCGGCGCGTTCGGCACCGGTGGCGGCCAGGGCGGCCGCTCCGCCGGGCTGCCGACCCGTTCGGTGGGCCAGTCGCTGCGCGAGAACCCGGCTCCCGGCGGGCCGGGGCCGTCGGCCCCGGCCGGTCCGGCGCAGGTGCGCCGGCCGGCGGCGGGCTGCCGCCGCGGCGGGTGCCGGGCGCCTCGGGCGCTCCGGGCCTGCCGGGCGGCCCCGGCGGCCGGGCGGCGGTCTGCCGCCGCGGCGGCCGCAGCAGCAGGGCCAGCCGGGACAGCAGGGCCAGCCCGGCCAGCCCGGCCAGCCGCAGGGCGGTCCGCAGGGTCCGCGCCGTCCGCAGGGTCCGCAGGCGCCGCAGGGCGGTCCGCTGCCGGGCCGGCCGCAGCGCCCGGGCGGTGAGCCCACCCAGCACGGCCGGGCCGAGCAGCCGCAGCGGCGTCCGCTGCCGCCGCAGGTGCAGCCGGCCGCGCCGATCGAGGCCGCCCCGTCCGAGCAGTCCGGCGCGTTCGCCCGGCCGCGGTTCGAGGCGTCCGACATCGACCCGCGCGACCCGCTGGGCCTCGGCCTGGTGGAGCCGGTGCTGCCGGATCCGGTGGGCCAGGGCGTGCCGCCGCGGCCGCCGCAGGCCCAGCAGCCGCAGCAGCCACAGCAGTTCGCGGAGCGTCCGCAGCCGATGGCGCTGCCGACGGCCGGCGAGCAGCCGTCCGGGCCGGTCGGCCCGGGCCAGGGCCGCGAGCAGTTCCGTCCGCGTCCGTACCAGCCGCAGCGTCCCGGCACCTCCGCGCCGGGCTTCACCCCGCAGCAGGCTCCGCAGGGGCAGGCTCCGCAGGCGGTGCGCCCGCAGGCCGAGCCGGTCGAGCGGCAGCGTCCGCAGGCGCCCGGCCGACCGGGCCAGGGCCTGCCGCCGCGCCCGGTGCAGGGCGGCGCGCCGCAGGGCGCCCCGCAGCGCCCGGCCGGTCCGCAGGGCCAGCCGAACCAGGGCCAGCCGGGCCAGGGTCGGCCGGTTCCCGGCCAGGGCCAGGGCCAGCGTCCGGGGCGCCGTTCGGCGGCGCTCCGGCGGGCGGCCCGGCGGCGGCCCCGCAGGGCGACCCGGACGCGCCGTGGCGCCCGTCGGCGAACGACGAGCGCTGGCGGCGGGCCGAGCAGATGCGCGACCCGCAGACCAGCGGCCTGACCACCTCGGGGCTGCCGCGCCGCACCCCGCAGGCCAACCTGGTCTCCGGCAGCGCCGAGGCCAGCCCGCTGACCGGTCCCCAGGTCTCGCGCAGCCCGGAGGAGGTGCGCGGCCGGCTGACCAACCTGCGCCGCGGCATCCAGCAGGGCCGCCAGGCGGGGACGCAGCAGCCGGGCTTCGGCGGTCCCGCGTCGCAGCAGCGGCCGGGCTTCGACTTCGGCGGGACGTCCGAGGGCTACCGGGGAGCCCGGGGCGGGCGGCCCGACGTCGAGGGCAACAACGGCTTCGGCCCCGAGCACCAGGAGCGTTGAGTTGA
- a CDS encoding roadblock/LC7 domain-containing protein translates to MSQAAQNLNWLITNFVDNTPGVSHTVVVSADGLLLCMSEGFPRDRADQLAAVASGLTSLTSGASRIFEGGEVNQTVVEMERGFLFLMAVSDGSALAVLASPDSDIGLIGYEMALLVDRAGAVLTPALRAELQGSLLH, encoded by the coding sequence ATGAGCCAGGCCGCACAGAACCTGAACTGGCTGATCACCAATTTCGTGGACAACACCCCCGGGGTGTCCCACACCGTGGTGGTCTCCGCCGACGGTCTGCTGCTGTGCATGTCCGAGGGCTTCCCCCGGGACCGTGCCGACCAGCTGGCCGCCGTCGCCTCCGGCCTCACCTCGCTGACCTCGGGCGCCAGCCGGATCTTCGAGGGCGGCGAGGTCAACCAGACCGTCGTGGAGATGGAGCGCGGGTTCCTGTTCCTGATGGCGGTCAGCGACGGTTCGGCCCTCGCCGTCCTCGCCTCGCCGGACTCCGACATCGGCCTGATCGGCTACGAGATGGCCCTGCTGGTCGACCGGGCCGGCGCGGTGCTCACGCCGGCCCTGCGGGCCGAACTGCAGGGCAGCCTGCTGCACTGA
- a CDS encoding fumarylacetoacetate hydrolase family protein, with the protein MRIARFSVREGSPAAGSVSFGIIEGDAAQPDSLVVHTLAGHPFGTPQPTGETHRLQDVRLLAPMLPSKIVAVGRNYAAHAAELGNEVPAVPLTFFKPSTAVIGPTESIAYPPFSADVQYEAELAVVIGRMCREVPLERVSEVVFGYTCANDVTARDVQQREGQWARAKGFDTSCPLGPWIETDLDPADLAVTCTVNGELRQAGRTSQMVRSVAELIVHVSEAMTLLPGDVILTGTPAGVGPLEIGDEVAVSVEGIGTLSNKVVKR; encoded by the coding sequence GTGCGTATCGCCAGGTTCTCCGTCCGTGAAGGGAGCCCCGCGGCGGGCTCGGTCTCCTTCGGCATCATCGAGGGGGACGCCGCACAACCCGACTCGCTGGTGGTGCACACCCTGGCCGGCCACCCCTTCGGCACCCCCCAGCCGACCGGCGAGACCCACCGCCTGCAGGACGTCCGGCTGCTGGCCCCGATGCTCCCCAGCAAGATCGTCGCGGTCGGCCGCAACTACGCCGCGCACGCCGCCGAGCTGGGCAACGAGGTCCCCGCCGTCCCGCTGACGTTCTTCAAGCCCTCCACCGCCGTCATCGGCCCCACCGAGTCGATCGCCTACCCGCCGTTCTCCGCGGACGTGCAGTACGAGGCCGAACTCGCCGTGGTGATCGGCCGGATGTGCCGCGAGGTGCCGCTGGAGCGCGTCTCCGAGGTGGTCTTCGGCTACACCTGCGCCAACGACGTCACCGCCCGCGACGTGCAGCAGCGCGAGGGCCAGTGGGCCCGCGCCAAGGGCTTCGACACCTCCTGCCCGCTCGGCCCGTGGATCGAGACCGACCTCGACCCCGCCGACCTGGCCGTCACCTGCACCGTCAACGGCGAGCTCCGCCAGGCCGGCCGCACCTCCCAGATGGTCCGCTCGGTCGCCGAGCTGATCGTGCACGTCTCCGAGGCGATGACCCTGCTCCCGGGCGACGTCATCCTCACCGGCACCCCCGCGGGCGTCGGCCCGCTGGAGATCGGCGACGAGGTCGCCGTCTCCGTCGAGGGCATCGGCACCCTCTCCAACAAGGTCGTCAAGCGATGA
- a CDS encoding nitrate- and nitrite sensing domain-containing protein, which translates to MRRKQPVTPQRRSEPRQQDPGSGPNTGQFSAFTATEDRDRAEQNRAVTAEPAARPATGAGPAPAEQAARRGGRYDFLSPLNWRVPTRLVAILVIPVVIALVFGGLRVNTSLDDYNEADRAVRIANLASAATKLADALEQERDETLVPLLTGQGDQGEVKKLRDKTDEARKAYDAAFADLKDDATMKRRNAQFQEAAAYLPHLRENAYKPELFATATANAYSLMFAPLLAIDNSVGFGSSNVTSKGRAIYAMSLAKASASTQRALMLNLLVGLGVGGVDGHEGDDLIQSLVVASRLEQTALSEFNTASGDAEIKVYSDALVDQATADQRLPLRMPDGRSLPTMQGLLAVGMSYAGQLSSTSAGGDKAAQIIDQVGKDGLTRPLWDQATKSHMSALRAAETDLIGQVVSEAQGIKDRAFTDWVLNSLIVIASLVLAGLLTGYIARSMILGMRTLNTAALDIANHRLPELVDKLSKTDPERVDTSVSPIPLHGRDEIGEVARAFDQVHQQAVSLAAEQALLRGNVNAIFTNLSRRSQGLIQRQLALITDLENNEADPDQLENLFKLDHLATRMRRNGENLLVLAGEEPGRRWNTPVPLVDVLRAAASEVEHYERIELAGIPEADVVGPAVTDLVHLLAELLENATSFSSPQTRVLVNATRLPDGRVLVEIHDKGIGLTAEDFAEINEKLAEPPTVDATISRRMGLFVVGRLSQRHDIRVQLRPSGESAGTTSLVMLPQQLTHLSAMAPEPQAEEFTVSRIFAEQEPTAEWAFEGQERTAAELGFDDHLAGQGAVAGNGFSPALESMQRSQRLEERRRAALEIGPGPAADEPVEAEVLESPYGEPGRPGDGYGYPEPEQAGYAPQEDPYRRPGADAYGRPFEPQQAPRDDVYGYRQDDPYAPGPYGDEPYAPEQYPQAPYGDGQQQYAEAYQQQPYGDGDGYQQQYADEYSQDGYPQDGYGPDGYRQDGYPQDEYGYEEPAGHPYPAEELPALPPARSAADAAAGGGALPQRRPGQQLAGGGAGRPAGGESPNWFTGARDTSAPVEEPRGHDVSALGGYGPTGPTAAPSEWESPNDGDWQRAEKLREPSSSGTTPSGLPRRVPRQNLVPGNARTTPQEGPQVSRDPNEVRGRLTNLRRGVEQGRQAGGDPGATGSFRIDPDQGAYGDGPHNSSTDLFGGSNQQER; encoded by the coding sequence GTGAGGCGTAAGCAGCCAGTCACCCCTCAGCGGCGCTCAGAGCCCCGCCAGCAGGACCCGGGTAGCGGCCCGAACACCGGTCAGTTCTCCGCGTTCACCGCGACCGAGGACCGTGACCGCGCCGAGCAGAACCGCGCCGTCACCGCCGAGCCCGCCGCCCGGCCCGCGACCGGCGCCGGTCCGGCCCCCGCCGAGCAGGCCGCGCGCCGGGGCGGCCGGTACGACTTCCTGTCCCCGCTGAACTGGCGCGTGCCGACCCGCCTGGTGGCCATCCTGGTCATCCCCGTCGTCATCGCCCTGGTCTTCGGCGGCCTGCGCGTCAACACCTCGCTGGACGACTACAACGAGGCCGACCGCGCGGTGCGCATCGCCAACCTGGCCAGCGCCGCCACCAAGCTCGCCGACGCCCTGGAGCAGGAGCGCGACGAGACCCTGGTGCCGCTGCTCACCGGGCAGGGCGACCAGGGCGAGGTGAAGAAGCTCCGGGACAAGACCGACGAGGCCCGCAAGGCCTACGACGCGGCGTTCGCGGACCTCAAGGACGACGCCACCATGAAGCGCCGCAACGCCCAGTTCCAGGAGGCCGCGGCGTACCTCCCGCACCTGCGCGAGAACGCCTACAAGCCGGAGCTGTTCGCGACCGCGACCGCCAACGCCTACTCGCTGATGTTCGCGCCGCTGCTGGCCATCGACAACTCGGTCGGCTTCGGCTCCTCCAACGTCACCTCCAAGGGCCGCGCGATCTACGCGATGTCGCTGGCCAAGGCGTCCGCCTCCACCCAGCGCGCGCTGATGCTCAACCTGCTCGTCGGCCTCGGCGTCGGCGGCGTGGACGGCCACGAGGGCGACGACCTGATCCAGTCGCTGGTGGTCGCCTCCCGCCTGGAGCAGACCGCGCTCAGCGAGTTCAACACCGCCTCCGGCGACGCCGAGATCAAGGTCTACTCGGACGCCCTGGTCGACCAGGCCACCGCCGACCAGCGCCTGCCGCTGCGGATGCCCGACGGCCGCAGCCTGCCCACCATGCAGGGCCTGCTCGCGGTCGGCATGTCCTACGCCGGCCAGCTGTCCAGCACCTCGGCCGGCGGCGACAAGGCCGCCCAGATCATCGACCAGGTCGGCAAGGACGGTCTGACCCGCCCGCTGTGGGACCAGGCCACCAAGAGCCACATGAGCGCGCTGCGCGCCGCCGAGACCGACCTGATCGGCCAGGTCGTGAGCGAGGCCCAGGGCATCAAGGACCGGGCCTTCACCGACTGGGTGCTCAACTCGCTGATCGTGATCGCCTCGCTGGTGCTGGCCGGTCTGCTCACCGGCTACATCGCCCGCTCGATGATCCTCGGCATGCGGACCCTGAACACCGCCGCGCTCGACATCGCCAACCACCGCCTGCCGGAGCTGGTCGACAAGCTCTCCAAGACCGACCCGGAGCGGGTCGACACCTCGGTCAGCCCGATCCCGCTGCACGGCCGGGACGAGATCGGCGAGGTCGCCCGCGCCTTCGACCAGGTCCACCAGCAGGCCGTCTCGCTCGCCGCCGAGCAGGCGCTGCTGCGGGGCAACGTCAACGCGATCTTCACCAACCTGTCGCGCCGCAGCCAGGGCCTGATCCAGCGCCAGCTGGCGCTGATCACCGACCTGGAGAACAACGAGGCCGACCCGGACCAGCTGGAGAACCTCTTCAAGCTGGACCACCTGGCGACCCGCATGCGCCGCAACGGCGAGAACCTCCTCGTCCTCGCGGGCGAGGAGCCCGGCCGCCGCTGGAACACCCCGGTCCCGCTGGTCGACGTGCTGCGCGCCGCCGCCTCCGAGGTGGAGCACTACGAGCGGATCGAACTGGCCGGCATCCCCGAGGCCGACGTGGTCGGCCCCGCCGTGACCGACCTCGTCCACCTGCTCGCCGAGCTGCTGGAGAACGCCACCTCGTTCTCCTCCCCGCAGACCCGGGTGCTGGTCAACGCGACCCGGCTGCCGGACGGCCGGGTGCTGGTCGAGATCCACGACAAGGGCATCGGCCTGACCGCCGAGGACTTCGCCGAGATCAACGAGAAGCTGGCCGAGCCGCCCACCGTCGACGCCACCATCTCCCGCCGGATGGGCCTGTTCGTGGTCGGCCGGCTGTCCCAGCGGCACGACATCCGCGTGCAGCTGCGCCCGTCCGGCGAGTCGGCCGGCACCACCTCGCTGGTCATGCTGCCGCAGCAGCTGACCCACCTGAGCGCGATGGCGCCGGAGCCGCAGGCCGAGGAGTTCACGGTCTCCCGGATCTTCGCGGAGCAGGAGCCGACCGCCGAGTGGGCCTTCGAGGGCCAGGAGCGCACCGCGGCCGAGCTCGGCTTCGACGACCACCTGGCCGGCCAGGGCGCGGTGGCCGGCAACGGCTTCTCCCCCGCGCTGGAGTCCATGCAGCGCTCCCAGCGCCTGGAGGAGCGCCGCCGGGCCGCCCTGGAGATCGGCCCCGGCCCGGCCGCCGACGAGCCCGTGGAGGCGGAGGTCCTGGAGTCGCCCTACGGCGAGCCCGGACGCCCCGGGGACGGCTACGGCTACCCGGAGCCGGAACAGGCCGGCTACGCCCCGCAGGAGGACCCGTACCGGCGTCCCGGGGCGGACGCCTACGGCCGCCCCTTCGAGCCGCAGCAGGCCCCGCGGGACGACGTCTACGGCTACCGCCAGGACGACCCCTACGCGCCCGGGCCGTACGGCGACGAGCCGTACGCCCCGGAGCAGTACCCGCAGGCCCCCTACGGCGACGGGCAGCAGCAGTACGCCGAGGCGTACCAGCAGCAGCCGTACGGGGACGGGGACGGGTACCAGCAGCAGTACGCCGACGAGTACTCGCAGGACGGCTACCCGCAGGACGGCTACGGCCCGGACGGGTACCGGCAGGACGGCTACCCGCAGGACGAGTACGGCTACGAGGAGCCCGCCGGGCACCCGTACCCCGCGGAGGAGCTGCCGGCCCTGCCGCCGGCCCGCTCCGCGGCGGACGCCGCGGCCGGCGGCGGCGCGCTGCCGCAGCGGCGTCCGGGGCAGCAGCTGGCGGGCGGCGGTGCGGGCCGTCCCGCGGGCGGCGAGAGCCCGAACTGGTTCACCGGCGCGCGGGACACCTCGGCCCCGGTCGAGGAGCCGCGCGGCCACGACGTGTCGGCGCTGGGCGGCTACGGGCCGACCGGTCCGACCGCCGCGCCCAGCGAGTGGGAGTCGCCGAACGACGGCGACTGGCAGCGCGCGGAGAAGCTGCGCGAGCCCTCCTCGTCCGGCACGACCCCCTCGGGTCTGCCGCGCCGGGTGCCCCGCCAGAACCTGGTCCCGGGCAACGCCCGGACCACCCCGCAGGAAGGCCCGCAGGTCTCCCGCGACCCGAACGAGGTCCGGGGCCGGCTGACCAACCTGCGCCGGGGCGTCGAGCAGGGCCGCCAGGCCGGCGGCGACCCCGGTGCCACCGGCAGCTTCCGGATCGACCCCGACCAGGGGGCGTACGGTGATGGACCGCACAACAGCAGCACCGATCTCTTCGGCGGCTCGAACCAGCAGGAGCGTTGA
- a CDS encoding roadblock/LC7 domain-containing protein: MSQAAQNLNWLITNFVDNTPGVSHTVVVSADGLLLCMSEGFPRDRADQLAAVASGLTSLTSGASRIFEGGDVTQTVVEMERGFLFLMAVSDGSALAVLASPDSDIGLVGYEMALLVDRAGAVLTPALRAELQGSLLH, translated from the coding sequence ATGAGCCAGGCCGCACAGAACCTGAACTGGCTGATCACCAATTTCGTGGACAACACCCCCGGGGTGTCCCACACCGTGGTGGTCTCCGCCGACGGTCTGCTGCTGTGCATGTCCGAGGGTTTCCCCCGGGACCGTGCCGACCAGCTGGCCGCCGTCGCCTCCGGCCTCACTTCGCTGACCTCGGGCGCCAGCCGGATCTTCGAGGGCGGCGACGTGACCCAGACCGTGGTCGAGATGGAACGGGGCTTCCTGTTCCTGATGGCCGTCAGCGACGGTTCGGCCCTCGCCGTCCTCGCCTCGCCGGACTCCGACATCGGTCTGGTCGGGTACGAAATGGCACTCCTCGTGGACCGCGCCGGCGCGGTCCTGACGCCCGCTCTGCGGGCCGAACTCCAGGGCAGTCTCCTGCACTGA